Proteins from a single region of Chryseobacterium sp. W4I1:
- a CDS encoding bifunctional 4-hydroxy-2-oxoglutarate aldolase/2-dehydro-3-deoxy-phosphogluconate aldolase — MNEILQKIQDQKIVPLFYNESFEVSKNIIKALYEAGIRVIEYTNRGHQALENFTGLKAISHTEFPGLLLGIGTVKNIEEMDDFANAKADFIITPVISEALVKYSFERNILLIPGCFTPSDINIAYQNGLRLVKIFPADALGKNYIKSVKPVFPGMNFMPTGGIHADYKDITEWLNGGAIAVGLGSSLIGKDFNEEELTLKTKKLLQQLNHN; from the coding sequence ATGAACGAAATACTACAAAAAATACAAGACCAGAAAATAGTTCCGTTGTTTTATAACGAATCGTTTGAAGTCTCAAAAAATATCATAAAAGCTTTATACGAAGCAGGAATCCGTGTGATAGAATATACCAACCGCGGTCATCAGGCATTGGAAAATTTTACAGGGCTGAAAGCAATTTCCCATACCGAATTTCCCGGTCTTTTGTTAGGAATTGGAACGGTAAAAAACATAGAGGAAATGGATGATTTTGCCAATGCAAAGGCAGATTTTATCATTACACCGGTTATCAGTGAAGCATTGGTGAAATATTCTTTCGAAAGAAATATCCTGCTGATTCCGGGCTGCTTTACCCCTTCTGATATCAATATCGCGTATCAGAACGGTTTAAGACTGGTTAAAATATTTCCGGCAGACGCTTTAGGAAAGAATTACATCAAATCTGTGAAACCTGTTTTTCCGGGAATGAATTTTATGCCAACCGGAGGAATCCATGCTGATTATAAAGATATCACGGAATGGCTCAATGGTGGTGCCATAGCAGTAGGACTGGGCAGTTCGCTCATCGGAAAAGATTTTAATGAAGAAGAGCTGACTCTCAAAACAAAAAAATTACTACAACAACTTAATCATAACTAA
- a CDS encoding PfkB family carbohydrate kinase, translating to MKSNTMQDSAKILCFGELLLHFAPDSEGNWLNEQSLKIYIGGAEYNVAAALSQWKNAVKLLSALPESFVGDQLEFQLKNKGIKILAEKNKGRIGTFYLSSDGDMQNASVVYDRFPSVFTQSDFENFRDDEIFSEVQWLHISTITPALSNNAFRKCLHLMKEARTRNITVSLDLNYRAFLWQNQNPHKIKELMPFVNVLMGNIWSVEQFLDIPIEYKLNGNFDDENLLKQAGKTALEIRKQFPDVEKIANTFRFTNGEKVNYFATLFTDEQLLISEKYDADKIEERVGSGDSFMAALIHGILKGNPEQQILEDATKVAFKKLFVKGDTIDESINIEKL from the coding sequence TTGAAATCTAATACCATGCAGGATTCAGCTAAAATACTATGTTTCGGGGAACTGCTTCTCCACTTTGCCCCGGATTCCGAAGGAAACTGGCTTAATGAGCAGTCTCTGAAAATCTACATTGGCGGAGCAGAATACAATGTAGCGGCAGCACTTTCCCAGTGGAAGAATGCTGTGAAACTGCTATCAGCTTTACCGGAGAGTTTTGTGGGAGACCAGCTAGAATTTCAGCTTAAAAACAAAGGAATAAAAATCCTTGCAGAAAAGAATAAAGGGAGAATAGGAACATTTTATCTTTCTTCTGATGGAGATATGCAGAATGCTTCTGTAGTGTATGACCGTTTTCCGTCTGTTTTTACCCAATCGGATTTTGAAAATTTCCGTGATGATGAAATATTTTCAGAAGTACAATGGCTGCATATCAGTACGATTACCCCGGCTTTGAGTAACAATGCGTTCCGGAAATGTCTGCATCTCATGAAAGAAGCCAGAACCAGAAATATTACAGTTTCTCTCGACCTGAATTACAGAGCATTCCTTTGGCAAAACCAGAATCCACATAAAATTAAAGAGCTGATGCCTTTTGTGAATGTTCTCATGGGAAATATCTGGTCTGTTGAGCAGTTCCTGGATATTCCCATTGAATATAAGCTTAATGGAAATTTTGACGATGAAAACCTTCTGAAACAGGCCGGAAAAACAGCTTTGGAAATCAGGAAACAATTCCCGGATGTAGAAAAGATTGCCAATACGTTCCGCTTTACAAACGGAGAGAAGGTCAATTATTTTGCCACCTTATTTACTGATGAACAGCTTTTGATTTCAGAAAAATATGATGCAGACAAAATTGAAGAAAGGGTAGGAAGCGGTGATTCTTTTATGGCTGCTTTGATTCATGGAATTTTAAAAGGAAATCCTGAACAGCAGATCCTGGAGGATGCCACAAAAGTTGCTTTTAAAAAACTTTTTGTAAAGGGAGATACCATTGATGAAAGCATTAATATCGAAAAATTATGA
- the uxaC gene encoding glucuronate isomerase gives MSNSITNKEVFGELFLLESAKAENLYFGYAKNMPVIDYHNHLEPDVISANQNFRSPTAIWLDGDHYKWRAMRNFGIDEHFISGKASDHEKFMKWAEVVPYTLRNPLFHWTHLELKNPFGINEYLSPKNADTVYHQMNESLQTFEFLPQSIIQNFKVEALCTTDDPADDLAHHQALKSSGFKTAVLPAFRPDSYINMINPEQYLSGIKKLEKVCGLSITSVSDLLNALQSRINYFVEAGAKVADHGFEYFPDTTKWNTALEKEFSEFLKGNLSSFSDPEALCGYLLKELCKMYAEKGWVQQFHVGATRNNNSEMLMKIGINAGYDAIGEQYYAQRLSILLDELNTAGKLAKTIIYNLNPTFNEVLASLAGNFNEGGIKSKVQFGAAWWFLDQLDGMAKQMNTFSNIGLISNFVGMLTDSRSLLSFSRHDYFRRLLCNLFGNEMERGLLPDDEKWIGKIIQDICYYNTKNYFEI, from the coding sequence ATGAGTAATTCCATTACAAATAAAGAAGTTTTCGGAGAATTGTTTCTGCTGGAATCAGCAAAGGCAGAGAATCTGTATTTCGGTTATGCCAAAAACATGCCGGTGATCGATTACCACAATCACCTTGAGCCGGATGTTATTTCTGCCAATCAGAATTTCCGTTCTCCAACGGCTATCTGGCTGGATGGTGACCATTACAAATGGAGAGCCATGAGAAACTTTGGTATTGATGAACACTTTATTTCCGGAAAAGCTTCAGACCACGAAAAATTCATGAAATGGGCGGAAGTGGTGCCTTATACACTTCGTAATCCATTATTTCACTGGACCCATCTTGAACTCAAAAATCCTTTTGGGATCAATGAATATTTATCACCCAAAAACGCAGATACCGTATATCATCAGATGAATGAAAGTCTGCAGACATTCGAATTTTTACCACAATCCATTATTCAGAATTTTAAGGTAGAAGCCTTATGTACTACGGATGATCCCGCCGATGATCTGGCTCATCATCAAGCTTTAAAAAGCAGTGGATTTAAAACAGCTGTTCTTCCGGCTTTCCGCCCTGATTCCTATATTAATATGATTAATCCCGAACAATATCTTTCAGGAATTAAAAAGCTTGAAAAAGTCTGTGGATTGTCAATCACCTCTGTCTCTGATCTGTTGAATGCACTTCAGTCGAGGATCAATTATTTTGTGGAAGCGGGAGCAAAAGTCGCCGATCATGGGTTTGAATATTTTCCTGATACCACAAAATGGAATACTGCTCTGGAAAAAGAGTTTTCTGAATTCCTGAAAGGCAATCTTTCATCATTTTCCGATCCGGAAGCGCTATGTGGTTACCTGCTCAAGGAGCTTTGCAAAATGTACGCGGAAAAAGGCTGGGTACAGCAGTTTCATGTAGGAGCAACCAGAAATAACAATTCTGAAATGCTTATGAAAATCGGAATTAATGCAGGTTATGATGCTATCGGGGAACAATATTATGCACAGCGGTTGAGCATTTTACTTGATGAACTGAATACAGCAGGAAAACTCGCTAAAACCATTATTTATAATCTGAATCCCACATTCAACGAGGTCCTGGCGTCACTTGCCGGAAACTTTAATGAAGGTGGAATTAAGTCTAAAGTACAATTTGGGGCAGCCTGGTGGTTTCTCGATCAGCTTGATGGGATGGCAAAACAGATGAACACGTTTTCCAATATTGGGCTGATCAGCAATTTTGTCGGCATGCTTACCGATTCCCGAAGCCTGCTGTCGTTCTCAAGACACGATTATTTCAGAAGGCTTTTATGCAATCTGTTCGGAAATGAGATGGAAAGAGGCCTTCTTCCCGATGATGAAAAATGGATAGGAAAGATCATTCAGGATATCTGTTATTATAACACCAAAAATTATTTTGAAATCTAA
- a CDS encoding SDR family oxidoreductase: protein MAKLIFCLTLPEEIFSSATLAPEQSFFDMNMKGWDEVTDLNINGTVYPSYVFGKVMAEQGSGSIINISSMAAYSAITRVAGYSAAKSAITNFTQWLASDLALKFGDKIRVNAVAPGFFIGDQNRAILLNPDGSLTERSKKVIAKTPMQRFGEVEELNGVVQFLCSDSASFITGALIPVDGGFSAFSGV from the coding sequence ATGGCAAAATTGATATTCTGCTTAACATTGCCGGAGGAAATATTCTCTTCAGCAACTTTGGCGCCCGAACAGTCATTTTTTGATATGAATATGAAAGGATGGGATGAGGTTACCGATCTTAATATCAACGGAACTGTTTATCCGAGCTATGTTTTCGGAAAAGTAATGGCTGAGCAGGGTAGCGGGAGTATTATTAATATTTCTTCCATGGCCGCTTATTCAGCTATTACAAGAGTGGCCGGATATTCTGCCGCCAAATCGGCGATCACCAATTTTACCCAATGGCTGGCCTCTGATCTCGCATTGAAATTCGGAGACAAAATACGTGTTAATGCCGTTGCACCGGGATTTTTCATTGGTGATCAGAATCGCGCTATTCTCCTGAATCCGGACGGAAGCTTAACCGAAAGAAGTAAAAAAGTAATTGCCAAAACACCCATGCAGAGATTTGGAGAAGTAGAAGAACTGAATGGTGTAGTACAGTTTCTATGTTCAGATTCGGCAAGTTTCATCACAGGAGCACTGATTCCTGTGGACGGAGGTTTCAGCGCGTTCAGTGGAGTATAA
- a CDS encoding SDR family NAD(P)-dependent oxidoreductase: MKDLFSIKNKVAVITGASGVLGGSLAKSFIEAGAKVVALGRNQETLDSRVKELVDLGGNAFAVEANVMNIESLETAAEKITEKYGKIDILLNIAGGNILFSNFGARTVIF; encoded by the coding sequence ATGAAAGACCTGTTTAGTATTAAAAACAAAGTAGCAGTCATCACAGGGGCTTCAGGCGTTTTGGGAGGCAGTCTTGCTAAAAGTTTTATAGAGGCCGGAGCAAAAGTTGTGGCATTGGGAAGAAACCAGGAAACACTGGATTCCCGTGTAAAAGAGCTTGTAGATTTAGGAGGTAATGCATTTGCCGTAGAAGCCAATGTGATGAATATTGAAAGCCTTGAAACCGCTGCAGAGAAAATCACAGAAAAATATGGCAAAATTGATATTCTGCTTAACATTGCCGGAGGAAATATTCTCTTCAGCAACTTTGGCGCCCGAACAGTCATTTTTTGA
- the uxuA gene encoding mannonate dehydratase, giving the protein MEKTWRWFGKKDKIELNTLRQIGVDGIVSALHEIPNGEIWNLEAIIDYKNYIESHGLRWSVVESLPVSEAIKYGGEDRDSLIENYIISLENLGKAGITTVCYNFMPVLDWARTDLFHEWEDGSSSLYFDKAKFAYFEIHILKREGAENDYSSEILQKVEELKSTLTEKDNNDLIDSVIVKTQGFVNGNIKEGDNNPVAIFKNLLALYDGIDKNQLRENIKYFLGKIMSVCEKWNIQMCVHPDDPPFSLLGLPRIVTNEEDIDWLLKAVDNPHNGLTFCAGSLSANLQNDVPQLAQKFAHRTKFVHLRSTNVFENGDFIEAHHLGGRGKLIEVIRVFEKENPDLPMRIDHGRLLTEDVDKGYNPGYSFLGRMLALGQIEGVMAAVQSELQKN; this is encoded by the coding sequence ATGGAAAAAACATGGCGCTGGTTTGGTAAAAAAGACAAAATAGAACTCAACACGCTTCGTCAGATCGGAGTGGACGGAATTGTTTCTGCACTGCATGAGATCCCAAACGGAGAAATCTGGAATTTAGAGGCCATTATTGATTATAAAAATTATATAGAAAGTCACGGACTTCGCTGGTCTGTTGTGGAAAGTCTTCCCGTGAGCGAAGCCATCAAATACGGAGGTGAAGACCGTGACTCTTTAATAGAAAATTATATCATAAGCCTTGAAAACCTGGGTAAAGCAGGGATTACAACAGTGTGCTACAACTTTATGCCTGTCCTCGACTGGGCAAGAACCGATCTCTTTCATGAATGGGAAGACGGTTCGTCATCACTTTATTTTGACAAAGCCAAGTTTGCGTACTTCGAAATTCATATTCTCAAAAGAGAAGGAGCAGAAAATGATTATTCCTCAGAAATTCTTCAAAAGGTAGAAGAGTTAAAAAGCACTTTAACGGAAAAAGATAACAATGATCTGATAGACTCAGTCATTGTAAAAACACAAGGATTTGTTAACGGAAACATCAAAGAAGGAGATAATAATCCAGTCGCTATTTTCAAAAATTTACTGGCCTTGTATGATGGAATAGATAAAAATCAGCTTCGCGAGAATATCAAATATTTCCTTGGAAAAATAATGTCTGTCTGCGAAAAATGGAATATCCAAATGTGCGTACACCCTGATGATCCACCGTTTTCCTTACTGGGTTTACCAAGAATAGTGACTAACGAAGAAGATATTGACTGGCTTCTGAAAGCAGTTGATAATCCTCACAACGGTTTAACGTTCTGTGCCGGATCTTTAAGTGCAAACCTTCAGAATGATGTTCCGCAACTGGCTCAGAAATTTGCCCACCGGACTAAATTCGTTCACCTGAGAAGTACAAATGTCTTTGAGAATGGCGATTTTATCGAGGCTCATCATTTGGGAGGAAGAGGAAAGCTTATTGAAGTGATCCGTGTTTTCGAAAAGGAAAATCCTGATCTTCCGATGAGAATTGACCACGGAAGGCTTTTAACTGAAGACGTTGACAAAGGATATAATCCCGGTTATTCATTTTTAGGAAGAATGCTGGCATTGGGCCAGATCGAAGGAGTAATGGCAGCAGTTCAGTCAGAATTACAGAAAAATTAA
- a CDS encoding RagB/SusD family nutrient uptake outer membrane protein, which translates to MINLNKKFIAALFLASVAFTTTGCNEILDEQPRGIYTPEDFTTERGISQGVTSLYRQLRLLYGNGYWLNANMTGTDEATWGQSADGNFKDLDMTGGAGSINSNTFPTSMVWGSVFPSINTANGIIQNGSGAGIAESLISEARFFRSFYYFLLVQTYGGVPLDLGSGELAFNINPKTTSVRNTVTEVYTKVIFPDLIKAVENLPSDPRAKGGVTKNVARLYLAKAYLTYGWWLQNPNSIPTYPETPRTDPDGHNAQWYFQQAYDVALAAINNPGPYALQPTYYDVNVGSNDRNSECMLYADHTETSAYFNEGVIQASYGDGWSPNNFASWMMTWNYTNLKSSTSPTTWTPASSVQRAAFQPLGRPWVRMAPTIEVIKNTFADKTNDSRYDGTFTTVYRGNWNKEGTGLTNVGTLYNANNLPIQPNAPVLSFLNDDSQTPAYPTNAGQNGIGAGTLPGRADWVVAPSGISRIVYPGIWKIGPYRTDNGNGLGYPNPSHTRPFYAAKFSELYFIAAEAAVKGASGAVSARDLINVIRARAGKWRWDNNGNVTKIQDNSAAMIAATPSTITVDYILSERSREYFGEGYRWYDLVRTQTWTDKAASYSISGANYGNHTPQTVTRTIQPFHYLRPIPQGQLDAMEVSADIKAKYQNPGY; encoded by the coding sequence ATGATCAATCTAAATAAAAAATTCATTGCTGCTTTATTCCTGGCTTCAGTAGCATTTACAACTACAGGTTGTAATGAGATATTGGATGAACAACCAAGAGGGATTTATACTCCGGAAGACTTTACAACGGAAAGAGGGATATCACAAGGTGTTACCTCTTTATACAGACAGTTGAGATTGCTTTACGGAAACGGTTATTGGTTAAATGCTAATATGACCGGTACAGATGAAGCCACATGGGGACAGAGCGCAGACGGTAATTTTAAAGATCTTGATATGACAGGGGGTGCAGGAAGTATCAATTCCAATACCTTTCCTACAAGTATGGTATGGGGATCCGTATTTCCGTCAATTAATACTGCAAATGGAATTATTCAGAACGGATCCGGAGCTGGTATAGCAGAATCACTGATTTCCGAAGCAAGATTTTTCCGCTCGTTCTATTATTTCCTGTTAGTGCAGACCTATGGAGGTGTACCTCTTGATCTGGGATCGGGAGAACTCGCTTTTAATATCAATCCAAAAACAACTTCAGTTAGAAATACAGTTACGGAAGTATACACTAAGGTAATCTTCCCGGATTTAATTAAAGCTGTGGAAAATCTTCCTTCTGACCCGCGGGCAAAAGGGGGAGTAACCAAAAATGTAGCCCGTTTATATTTGGCAAAAGCCTACTTAACGTATGGATGGTGGCTGCAAAATCCTAACAGCATTCCGACATACCCCGAAACTCCTCGCACAGATCCTGACGGCCACAACGCACAATGGTATTTTCAGCAGGCTTATGACGTTGCTTTAGCCGCCATTAATAATCCCGGACCTTATGCGTTGCAGCCAACTTACTATGACGTTAATGTAGGATCAAATGATCGTAATAGTGAATGTATGCTGTATGCAGATCATACAGAAACCAGTGCCTATTTCAACGAAGGGGTAATTCAGGCAAGCTATGGCGATGGATGGTCACCGAATAATTTCGCATCCTGGATGATGACTTGGAACTATACCAATCTTAAAAGCAGTACCTCCCCAACAACATGGACACCGGCAAGCTCTGTACAACGGGCAGCTTTCCAGCCGCTGGGAAGGCCTTGGGTGAGAATGGCTCCTACCATCGAAGTCATTAAAAATACATTCGCAGATAAAACCAATGATTCAAGATATGATGGAACATTTACAACTGTATACCGTGGTAACTGGAATAAAGAAGGAACTGGGCTTACCAATGTAGGAACACTGTATAATGCCAATAATCTTCCGATACAGCCCAATGCTCCGGTTCTGAGCTTTTTAAATGATGACTCCCAAACCCCGGCATATCCAACCAACGCAGGCCAAAACGGAATAGGTGCCGGCACATTGCCGGGAAGAGCTGATTGGGTGGTTGCCCCTAGCGGAATCAGCAGAATTGTGTATCCGGGGATCTGGAAAATTGGTCCTTACAGAACTGATAACGGAAATGGTTTAGGATATCCGAATCCAAGTCATACACGTCCTTTCTATGCAGCAAAATTTTCCGAGCTCTATTTTATTGCAGCAGAAGCAGCTGTAAAAGGAGCATCCGGCGCAGTATCTGCCAGAGATTTAATTAATGTGATCCGTGCAAGAGCAGGAAAATGGCGTTGGGATAATAATGGAAATGTAACAAAGATACAGGATAACAGTGCTGCTATGATTGCTGCAACACCATCAACTATAACAGTAGATTACATCTTATCAGAAAGATCCAGAGAATATTTTGGTGAAGGCTACAGATGGTATGATTTGGTAAGAACCCAAACCTGGACAGATAAGGCTGCATCATATTCTATTAGTGGAGCGAACTATGGAAATCATACGCCACAAACTGTAACAAGAACGATACAGCCTTTCCATTATCTCAGACCTATTCCTCAGGGACAGTTGGATGCTATGGAAGTATCGGCAGATATTAAAGCAAAATACCAGAATCCTGGATATTAA
- a CDS encoding SusC/RagA family TonB-linked outer membrane protein produces MNRLYFNKSNRAALFFAMTLLPSGIAYSQVKKDTVAKENKIDEVVVIGYGTQKKEAVTGSVASLSGNAIKEVPSANITEAIQGRLPGVDIGRTSTKPGAVQQIRIRGERSLTGSNDPLIVLDGIPFVGSLGDISPSDIKTLDVLKDASATAIYGSRGANGVIIITTNRGGKGQRARFSYNAYTGFQTLFSKYPMMDGPKLEKLRADAGLFTNGPDEINGTNTDWQDQYYGVGLMMNHDVAVTGGTEKGGYNFGVAYFQQDGVVPLQKYKRLSIRGALDQEINSWLKVGFSTNSNFSVNDFNGISGAPVLGYSPLVSPYLADGSPRLRTTFANVDQTALQTRSILEGLGDAYADRTNAFSSYNNLYGEIKIPGVEGLKYRLNVGLTYRNSNSGYYLGTGALNYQPATLSSANIGNSLTTQWVLENLITYDRSFGKHKINATALYSAEQTRFNSSLIAARDVPIDAFQYFNLGHAQGEVTIDPNNQGYWRRGLMSFMGRAMYQYDNRYMLTATVRSDGASVLAKGHQWHTYPAISVGWNVANESFLRNSKYINMLKLRAGYGQTSNQAVAPYTTFGSLSTTPYNFGGTNVIGNYVSSAPNASLGWEFSKTWNYGVDFSILNRRITGTVEYYVTNTEKLLLSKGLPASSGLGSVTENVGASQNKGVEISLNAVIFDNPDGFSWEVGGNLSANRNKITALASGMDRNVNNLWFVGYNINALYDYQYMGLWQQGDPYLNILEPQVGAAPGMIKVLYTGEYNADGTPKRAINEADRQIINTNPDFIGGFNTRLAYKNIDLSIVGAFQKGGVLISSIYGSAGYLNRLTGRGNNVDVDYWTEENPDVRYPKPGGLLSGDNPKYGSTLALFDASFVKIRTITVGYNFNKNALNSLGVSNLRLYVTVQNPFVFGSPYYRYSGMDPEPNSRGNENQAVNSYKANQLIIGTNNPSTRNYMMGLNLTF; encoded by the coding sequence ATGAACCGATTGTATTTTAATAAAAGCAATAGAGCAGCATTATTTTTTGCAATGACTTTATTGCCTTCCGGTATAGCATATTCACAGGTTAAGAAAGATACAGTAGCTAAAGAAAATAAAATAGATGAAGTTGTAGTCATCGGATATGGTACGCAGAAAAAAGAAGCTGTTACCGGATCTGTTGCTTCTTTAAGTGGTAATGCCATAAAAGAAGTGCCTTCCGCAAACATTACAGAAGCCATTCAGGGCCGTCTTCCCGGCGTTGATATTGGAAGGACTTCAACAAAACCGGGTGCCGTACAGCAGATCCGTATCAGAGGTGAACGTTCTTTAACGGGATCCAATGATCCTTTGATCGTATTAGACGGTATTCCGTTCGTTGGATCTTTGGGAGATATAAGTCCGTCAGATATCAAAACTCTGGATGTTCTTAAAGATGCTTCCGCTACGGCTATTTATGGTTCCCGTGGTGCCAACGGAGTGATCATCATAACCACCAACAGAGGAGGGAAAGGACAAAGAGCGAGATTTTCATATAATGCCTATACCGGATTTCAGACTCTGTTTTCTAAATATCCGATGATGGATGGTCCTAAACTCGAAAAATTAAGAGCTGACGCCGGCCTCTTTACAAACGGTCCGGATGAGATTAACGGGACCAATACAGATTGGCAGGATCAATATTATGGGGTAGGATTGATGATGAATCATGATGTTGCAGTTACAGGAGGAACAGAAAAAGGAGGATACAATTTCGGAGTTGCCTATTTTCAGCAGGACGGAGTAGTACCATTGCAAAAATATAAAAGACTTTCCATTAGAGGAGCTCTGGATCAGGAAATTAATTCCTGGTTAAAGGTTGGATTTTCAACGAATTCTAATTTCTCTGTGAATGATTTTAATGGAATAAGCGGAGCACCTGTTTTAGGGTATTCCCCATTGGTAAGTCCCTATCTTGCAGACGGATCGCCAAGATTAAGAACGACATTTGCAAATGTTGACCAAACCGCTTTGCAAACGAGATCAATTCTGGAAGGGCTGGGTGACGCTTATGCAGACCGAACGAATGCTTTCAGTTCTTATAATAATTTGTATGGAGAAATTAAAATTCCAGGGGTTGAAGGGCTTAAATACAGATTAAACGTTGGATTAACCTACAGAAACTCAAACAGTGGCTATTATCTGGGAACAGGTGCACTCAATTATCAACCAGCTACTTTATCTTCAGCAAACATAGGCAATTCTCTGACTACACAATGGGTGTTGGAAAACCTGATAACCTACGACAGAAGTTTTGGCAAGCATAAAATTAATGCAACAGCTTTATATTCAGCTGAGCAGACAAGATTTAACAGCTCGTTGATTGCTGCACGTGATGTGCCTATTGATGCTTTTCAGTATTTCAATTTAGGTCATGCACAAGGTGAAGTAACCATAGATCCTAACAACCAGGGATATTGGAGAAGAGGGCTGATGTCTTTCATGGGAAGAGCAATGTATCAGTATGATAACCGTTACATGTTGACAGCAACAGTAAGATCAGACGGAGCTTCAGTATTGGCTAAAGGGCACCAGTGGCATACTTACCCGGCAATTTCAGTAGGTTGGAATGTCGCCAATGAAAGTTTCCTCCGAAATTCGAAATACATCAATATGCTGAAGTTACGGGCTGGTTATGGGCAAACATCCAACCAGGCAGTTGCTCCATACACAACCTTCGGTAGCTTAAGTACTACACCTTATAATTTTGGAGGGACTAATGTGATAGGTAATTATGTGAGTTCAGCGCCTAATGCATCTTTAGGATGGGAATTTTCGAAAACCTGGAATTACGGTGTTGATTTTTCGATTCTTAACAGAAGAATAACAGGTACTGTAGAATATTATGTTACCAATACTGAAAAATTATTGCTGAGCAAAGGCTTACCTGCATCCAGTGGATTGGGTTCAGTTACCGAGAATGTTGGGGCATCTCAGAATAAGGGTGTAGAGATATCGCTTAATGCAGTGATCTTTGATAATCCTGATGGCTTCAGCTGGGAAGTAGGAGGTAATTTATCTGCGAACAGAAATAAGATTACAGCGCTTGCATCCGGAATGGATAGAAATGTAAACAATTTATGGTTTGTAGGTTATAATATTAATGCCCTGTACGATTATCAATATATGGGCCTCTGGCAGCAGGGAGATCCGTATTTGAATATTCTGGAGCCACAGGTTGGCGCAGCACCGGGAATGATCAAAGTATTATATACCGGAGAATACAATGCTGATGGTACACCAAAGAGAGCAATTAATGAAGCTGATAGACAGATTATTAACACCAATCCCGATTTCATCGGTGGTTTTAATACGAGACTTGCTTATAAAAATATAGATTTAAGCATTGTAGGAGCTTTCCAGAAAGGAGGCGTACTGATCAGTTCTATTTATGGTTCCGCTGGCTACCTTAACAGACTAACAGGTAGAGGAAATAATGTTGATGTAGATTACTGGACCGAAGAAAATCCTGATGTAAGATATCCAAAACCAGGTGGATTGTTAAGTGGTGATAACCCTAAATATGGTTCTACACTCGCTCTGTTTGATGCATCTTTTGTGAAAATCAGAACGATTACCGTAGGATATAATTTTAATAAAAACGCCCTGAACAGTTTAGGCGTTAGTAATCTTCGTCTGTATGTTACGGTACAGAATCCATTTGTATTTGGTTCTCCTTATTATAGATATTCTGGTATGGATCCGGAACCGAACTCAAGAGGTAATGAAAATCAGGCTGTAAACTCATATAAAGCCAATCAGCTTATTATAGGTACAAATAATCCATCTACGAGAAATTATATGATGGGGCTAAATCTAACCTTTTAA